The following is a genomic window from Planctomycetia bacterium.
GCCGGGCCGGGAGTAGTAGCAACTTCCGGAACTAAACGAGTGCGACGTTTTCGGCACACGGGCCTTTTGGCCCACTACCTTCGGTGTAGGTGACGTGCTGACCTTCGTGCAATTCATCGAAGGACACGCCTTGGAGGTTCTTGGAGTGGAAGAACAAATCCTTTTCACGGTCGGTCTTGATGAATCCGAAACCCTTGTCCGTCAGTTTCTTGATGCTGCCTTCTGCCATTTGCTGCCTACTTTGCGTTTTGCTGTGTACTGCCTGATGGCGATAGCCACCGACGGTCTTGATTGTATCCGATTACCGCGTTGAATGATGGGTTTTCATCCACAATCCGGAAGTCTTCTGCCGCGCGAAAGAAAGACGCCGTCGTAACAACGCTGCATTCCGACGTCCCCCAAGGCATGCAACGACACGCCGCTCAGCAAAGATCAAAAAAACGCAGCCTAAAATGGGACGCGCTGGCCGGAGTGGAGGAGCACTGGGCGAGGCCACCATTCCAGCCCAATCACTAGCAATTGTTCAGCGCCGGCCACTGTAGTGAATCAAATATGCGCCAACGCTTGCGACTGCGCGCACAAAAGCTCGGTCACATCGTCGCCTTCACCGTGGGCTTTTCTTTCGTGGTAGCGCGACACAAAAACTGGCTGTCGGCTATCTCGTGCCTGAACCGCAAAAGTCGTGGTGTCCTTTGATATCTTGGACCAATGTGGCCAGCTTCTCTAGCTCCGTCGACCGTTGGTCGAGTCCGACATTCACGACTCCCAGAGTGTTGCTTTGCCCAGTATGGAGGAGTTCTTCGAGCGACAATCGTCCAAACAGAATAAATTGCCTCCCGCACATTGCATCGACACCAAAAATCAGATCAGCGGCGGCCAATAGTCGCCGATATTCGAATTCCGCACGAGGGTCGCGCCCGTCGGAGAAGAACGCTTCGATGGGGACGACGCCCCGTTGCTCTAGATCTAGGTCCTGGGGTTCAGCGTCCGCCGGATGCTTTCGACAAATCAACTCCGTCAGAAACTGCACGGGGGACAACGCCTTAAACTTCTCCGTGCTGACTGGATCGATCGTGTAAAACGAGGTCTCCTGCTTGATGTCAGCCAAGATGACTTCGACGACGAACGAGACTGGGTAGCATTTGAGTTGCCAGTCATGCATGTCTTTGAGAAACGGCTGACCGGTCTCCAGACTCGTGAAAAACGCAGCGATGGAATTGCCAAATTCGTCGGCCCACCTTAACGTCGTCCAGTTGTTGGGTTCGCCATGGAGCCCGACGTCGTCGTCGTCAACACTGCTTTTCACCACGCAACAAAGCTCGCCTGTGCCGATCATCGCGATTCCTCCACTTTGACGCTGCGCATGACCGTGGGTTGATCAGGCCGTTCATCATGGTGTGTGTATCCCCAGTTCGGGGCCATTGCCGCAGCGCCACGTGACCGGATGCGATGGCGTCGGAAAACTAAAGTGACTGCGATCATTGCAGTTCAGGGGCTAATGGAAGGGGCGCTGGGCCTTGTTGACCGCCTTCAGCTTGAATGCGATCCCAGACTTCTTGGCGATGGACTGGAATGTCCAGCTTCACGTCAAAGCCCAACTTCACTTTGCCACCACGAATATCCAGAACCTTGACGGTCAGCAGTCGCTCCAGGCCGCCGGCGCTGCCCACGACCACGGATTGCTGAGTTTTCCTAGACAAGACCAACATGGTTGCACCTCCTTGAACGCGACTGGTCCGCTGCTCTGTCAAATCTCCGCTGGCAGTGCCAACTGCTCTCTAAGGAGTCGGCAGCACCGTGAGGGGCTGTCATACGGGCGACCGCAGTCTCACTTCACAAAACAAAAAAAGCCGGCATGGCGGAATACCTAAAGGGTATCGCGCCATGCCGGCTTACTCGTCAACGAACCGCCCGGACCAAGCCGAGCTGTTCTTCATCAAGTCATCCGTCAGCGATTCAGTGGAATAGCCCTCACTTCCGTGACAGCCTTTCCCCTGATGGTCAAAGCATAGGGCTTTCGATTGTGAATACAAGTGTAATCCCCGTTCTTTCCCGGAATTGCTATGATTGCACCCACGCGACCGGATGCGCCGTTGCGACTTCGATGGATTTGAGCGGCAAGTACATCGGCTGACAGGTGATTGTGCGTCGCTTATAGCACCGCCCAACAATCGCGGTCGTTGAGACGTGCGAAGCCGCCGGGAGAGAATGGTGAAAACGCAGGGAGAAATAGAAGCGGCGATCTGCGATGGCATCAGCCGGTTTGAGCAAGA
Proteins encoded in this region:
- a CDS encoding carbon storage regulator → MLVLSRKTQQSVVVGSAGGLERLLTVKVLDIRGGKVKLGFDVKLDIPVHRQEVWDRIQAEGGQQGPAPLPLAPELQ
- a CDS encoding cold shock domain-containing protein, with product MAEGSIKKLTDKGFGFIKTDREKDLFFHSKNLQGVSFDELHEGQHVTYTEGSGPKGPCAENVALV